From Kineosporia succinea, the proteins below share one genomic window:
- a CDS encoding C40 family peptidase → MRSDGPTTGQPAETRAAAQNFEAREDVRDSGSGTTTSTRVENRTTAPRGSSFFRRRNPVNLLRLTGWRRFAGVLVPLALAGTALFTSPTASAVPNPSVADVKKKVQKLKSEADTAAEDYVETREKLKSTQVKLKAAKKNVGKQEDRVKVLKKQVGLLAAESYKKGELSTLSVLLSDDPEAALAKAGYLPTLSARQSGALNDLADAQQALVDTQKSMEKQIQVIKASNVKMKKAQETADKKLAAAEAELSTLQASERAEAEADPSGGSVPVGSGGGGGDCASGMAAAPSAAAKQAISFACNQRGLPYVWAAAGPSSYDCSGLTMKAYASAGVSLPHSSRMQAGYGTSVSNANLMAGDLVFFGSPINHVGIYLGNNMMVHAPRTGDVVKVASLWTTPVAAARLG, encoded by the coding sequence TTGCGATCGGACGGTCCGACCACCGGCCAGCCCGCGGAAACGCGTGCGGCGGCCCAGAACTTCGAGGCGCGCGAGGATGTGCGCGACTCCGGGTCCGGCACCACGACGAGCACTCGCGTCGAGAACAGAACCACTGCCCCGCGGGGCAGTTCGTTCTTCCGCCGCCGCAACCCGGTCAACCTGCTGCGCCTGACCGGCTGGCGTCGCTTCGCCGGCGTGCTGGTGCCCCTGGCCCTGGCCGGTACGGCACTCTTCACGTCGCCGACGGCCTCGGCGGTGCCGAACCCGAGCGTCGCCGACGTCAAGAAGAAGGTCCAGAAGCTGAAGTCGGAGGCCGACACGGCCGCCGAGGACTACGTCGAGACCCGCGAGAAGCTGAAGTCGACGCAGGTCAAACTGAAGGCCGCGAAGAAGAACGTCGGCAAGCAGGAAGACCGCGTCAAGGTCCTCAAGAAGCAGGTCGGCCTGCTCGCGGCCGAGAGCTACAAGAAGGGTGAGCTGTCCACGCTGAGCGTGCTGCTCTCCGACGACCCCGAGGCGGCGCTCGCCAAGGCGGGTTACCTTCCCACGCTCTCCGCCCGCCAGAGCGGCGCCCTGAACGACCTGGCCGACGCCCAGCAGGCTCTCGTGGACACGCAGAAGTCCATGGAGAAGCAGATCCAGGTCATCAAGGCGTCCAACGTCAAGATGAAGAAGGCCCAGGAGACGGCGGACAAGAAGCTCGCCGCGGCCGAGGCCGAGCTGAGCACGCTCCAGGCCAGTGAGCGCGCCGAGGCCGAGGCCGACCCGAGCGGCGGCTCCGTGCCGGTCGGCTCCGGTGGCGGCGGCGGTGACTGCGCCAGCGGCATGGCGGCGGCCCCGTCCGCGGCGGCCAAGCAGGCCATCTCGTTCGCCTGCAACCAGCGCGGTCTGCCCTACGTCTGGGCCGCGGCCGGCCCGAGCTCGTACGACTGCTCCGGCCTCACCATGAAGGCCTACGCGTCGGCCGGTGTCTCGCTGCCGCACAGCTCCCGCATGCAGGCCGGTTACGGCACCTCGGTCAGCAACGCCAACCTGATGGCCGGCGACCTGGTGTTCTTCGGTTCGCCGATCAACCACGTGGGTATCTACCTGGGCAACAACATGATGGTGCACGCCCCGCGCACCGGTGACGTCGTCAAGGTGGCCAGCCTCTGGACCACCCCGGTCGCCGCGGCCCGCCTCGGCTGA
- the ctaE gene encoding aa3-type cytochrome oxidase subunit III, producing the protein MTPVASVAAVDGPAGPNVHATLNRPNMVQVGTIVWLSSELMFFAGLFAMYFTIRAVQPDLWAVEPLKLDIPFSTVNTINLVLSSVWCQMGVFAAERFQPGALGTWWAPWTREHGFRNWGMREWYLLTYVAGAIFICGQVYEYTHLIGEGLTLSSSGYGSVFYLTTGFHGLHVTGGLIAFLLIIGRSFAAKRFGHAEATSAIVTSYYWHFVDVVWIGLFFVIYVIK; encoded by the coding sequence ATGACGCCCGTGGCATCCGTAGCGGCAGTAGACGGCCCGGCTGGGCCGAACGTTCATGCGACTCTCAACCGACCCAACATGGTTCAGGTCGGCACGATCGTTTGGCTCAGCAGTGAGCTGATGTTCTTCGCGGGTCTCTTCGCGATGTACTTCACGATCCGTGCCGTGCAGCCCGACCTGTGGGCGGTGGAGCCGCTCAAGCTCGACATCCCCTTCTCCACGGTCAACACGATCAACCTGGTGCTGAGCTCCGTGTGGTGCCAGATGGGCGTGTTCGCCGCCGAGCGCTTCCAGCCCGGTGCCCTCGGCACCTGGTGGGCGCCCTGGACGCGGGAGCACGGCTTCCGCAACTGGGGCATGCGCGAGTGGTACCTGCTGACGTACGTCGCGGGCGCGATCTTCATCTGTGGCCAGGTGTACGAGTACACCCACCTGATCGGCGAGGGCCTGACCCTCAGCAGCTCGGGGTACGGATCGGTGTTCTACCTGACCACCGGCTTCCACGGCCTTCACGTCACGGGCGGGCTCATCGCCTTCCTGCTGATCATCGGCCGCAGTTTCGCGGCCAAGCGGTTCGGGCACGCCGAGGCCACCAGCGCGATCGTCACGTCGTACTACTGGCACTTCGTCGACGTGGTCTGGATCGGTCTCTTCTTCGTCATCTACGTCATCAAGTGA
- a CDS encoding DEDD exonuclease domain-containing protein: MSSTPPVPTQEALWPEELVVSGASGVDAQALADVTFVVFDLETTGGAPADGGITEIGAVKVRGGEVLGEFQTLVRPESSIPAFISLLTGITDSMVAGSPTVAAVLPSFLEFCAGSVLVAHNAPYDVGFLKAACERFGHPWPAPTVIDTVKLARHIVSRDEAPNRKLHTLAALFGSPIEPDHRALHDARATVHVLHALLGRVGTLGVATLGDLRGYSAKVPESTRRKRHLADGLPTGPGVYLFRDEKDRVLYVGTSVNIRTRVRNYFTAAEQRSRMREMVKRAARVTPVPCATVLEARVREVRLIAEHAPPYNRRSKAPERKPWVKLTSEAWPRLSVVREVQADGATYTGPFASREQAELAVAALHEAYDLRRCTPKLPRRPSKKASACILAEIGRCGAPCIGGIDIPSYSAIVEQVRGAMLSEADEVVEASLRRATSLSELERYEEAAEHRDRLMSYLRGTARAQRMAPIAAVPHLIGARRQEHGGWEFALVRHGRLAGTTVSPAGADPMPYVDALSLTGEVVTPREVPYPSAHPEETEIVLNWLEQPGTRLVEIEGTWAWPVRGAAQARHRLPKEIDIRDSRALLEKASGAATPGAPRHEPAITPSRGR, from the coding sequence ATGAGCTCGACACCACCCGTGCCCACTCAGGAGGCGCTCTGGCCCGAAGAACTCGTGGTGTCCGGCGCCAGCGGGGTCGACGCCCAGGCCCTGGCCGACGTCACCTTCGTGGTGTTCGACCTGGAGACCACGGGCGGCGCCCCGGCCGACGGCGGCATCACCGAGATCGGTGCGGTCAAGGTGCGCGGCGGTGAGGTCCTCGGCGAGTTCCAGACCCTGGTCCGGCCCGAGAGCTCGATCCCGGCCTTCATCTCGCTGCTGACGGGCATCACCGACTCGATGGTCGCGGGCTCCCCGACGGTGGCCGCGGTGCTGCCGTCGTTCCTCGAGTTCTGCGCGGGCAGTGTGCTGGTGGCCCACAACGCGCCCTACGACGTGGGTTTCCTGAAGGCCGCGTGCGAGCGGTTCGGCCACCCCTGGCCCGCCCCCACCGTGATCGACACGGTGAAGCTGGCGCGGCACATCGTCAGTCGCGACGAGGCGCCCAACCGCAAACTGCACACCCTGGCCGCGCTCTTCGGCTCCCCGATCGAGCCCGACCACCGCGCTCTGCACGACGCCCGGGCCACCGTGCACGTGCTGCACGCCCTGCTCGGCCGCGTCGGCACGCTCGGCGTCGCCACCCTCGGCGACCTGCGGGGCTATTCGGCCAAGGTGCCCGAGAGCACCCGCCGCAAGCGCCATCTCGCCGACGGGCTGCCCACCGGTCCGGGCGTCTACCTGTTCCGCGACGAGAAAGACCGGGTGCTCTACGTCGGCACCTCGGTGAACATCCGCACCCGGGTGCGCAACTACTTCACCGCGGCCGAGCAGCGCAGCCGCATGCGCGAGATGGTGAAGCGGGCCGCCCGGGTCACCCCGGTCCCCTGCGCCACCGTGCTCGAGGCCCGGGTGCGCGAGGTGCGGCTGATCGCCGAGCACGCCCCGCCCTACAACCGCCGGTCCAAGGCCCCCGAGCGCAAGCCCTGGGTGAAGCTCACCAGCGAGGCCTGGCCGCGTCTGTCGGTGGTGCGCGAGGTGCAGGCAGACGGCGCCACCTACACCGGTCCGTTCGCCTCGCGCGAGCAGGCCGAGCTCGCCGTGGCGGCGCTGCACGAGGCCTACGACCTGCGCCGCTGCACCCCGAAACTGCCCCGCCGGCCGTCGAAGAAGGCCTCCGCGTGCATCCTCGCCGAGATCGGGCGCTGCGGTGCGCCGTGCATCGGCGGCATCGACATCCCCAGCTACTCGGCCATCGTCGAGCAGGTGCGGGGGGCCATGCTGAGCGAGGCCGACGAGGTGGTCGAGGCATCGCTGCGCCGGGCCACGTCGCTGTCCGAGCTGGAGCGCTACGAAGAGGCCGCCGAACACCGCGACCGGCTGATGTCCTACCTGAGGGGCACGGCCCGGGCCCAGCGGATGGCCCCGATCGCGGCCGTCCCGCACCTGATCGGCGCGCGGCGTCAGGAGCACGGCGGCTGGGAGTTCGCCCTGGTTCGTCACGGCCGCCTGGCCGGCACCACCGTCTCCCCCGCCGGGGCCGACCCGATGCCCTACGTCGACGCGCTCAGTCTCACCGGCGAGGTGGTCACACCCCGCGAAGTGCCTTATCCCAGCGCCCATCCCGAAGAGACCGAGATCGTGCTGAACTGGCTCGAGCAGCCCGGCACCCGCCTCGTCGAGATCGAGGGCACCTGGGCCTGGCCGGTGCGCGGCGCGGCCCAGGCCCGGCACCGGCTGCCCAAGGAGATCGACATCCGCGACTCCCGGGCGCTCCTCGAAAAAGCCTCGGGCGCAGCCACACCCGGTGCCCCACGCCATGAGCCGGCGATCACCCCGAGCCGCGGCCGCTGA
- a CDS encoding L,D-transpeptidase, producing the protein MSSRAVVRGRSRRVGAFAAALAAVIALAGCNSDDSGTAGSGGSGSQETQVAAAPAEITITPDDGTKKVKTAKKVKVAVAEGTISDVRVASATGSKIKGSLNADKTEWTSKTKLKAATGYTVAVTAANTDGVAAEKSASFSTIVPDGQVTAYTVPGNGWTVGVGMPIVVHLSKAVSESKRDAVVDALKVDTGDDKIEGAWAWIDSQQVWYRPKDYWPTGTKVKVTADLTGVEVQNGVWGKKQKTQSKFSIGSEMISTVDVAKHTMTVRKDGKVIKTIPVTTGKASMATRNGIKVIMSRETVHTMRSSTVGIPEDSEDGYNIDAKFAMRLTNSGEFIHAADWSTGSQGRANVSHGCTGMSDANAKWLFDRSKVGDVVVYKNSTREMEKINGYSMWNTSWSGWQKFDA; encoded by the coding sequence GTGAGCAGTCGTGCCGTCGTCCGGGGCCGGTCCCGCAGGGTGGGAGCGTTCGCCGCTGCCCTCGCGGCCGTGATCGCCCTGGCCGGATGCAATTCCGACGACTCCGGCACGGCCGGGTCGGGCGGCTCCGGGTCGCAGGAGACGCAGGTCGCGGCCGCGCCCGCCGAGATCACGATCACGCCCGACGACGGCACGAAGAAGGTCAAGACCGCGAAGAAGGTCAAGGTCGCGGTGGCCGAGGGCACCATCTCGGACGTGCGGGTGGCCTCGGCCACCGGTTCCAAGATCAAGGGCAGCCTTAACGCTGACAAGACCGAGTGGACCAGCAAGACCAAGCTGAAGGCCGCCACCGGCTACACGGTCGCCGTCACCGCCGCCAACACCGACGGGGTCGCCGCCGAGAAGTCCGCGTCGTTCTCCACGATCGTCCCCGACGGCCAGGTCACCGCATACACGGTGCCGGGCAACGGCTGGACCGTGGGCGTCGGCATGCCGATCGTGGTGCACCTGTCGAAGGCGGTCAGCGAGAGCAAGCGCGACGCCGTGGTCGACGCGCTGAAGGTCGACACCGGTGACGACAAGATCGAGGGCGCCTGGGCCTGGATCGACTCGCAGCAGGTCTGGTACCGCCCGAAGGACTACTGGCCCACCGGCACCAAGGTGAAGGTCACGGCCGACCTGACCGGCGTCGAGGTGCAGAACGGCGTCTGGGGCAAGAAGCAGAAGACCCAGTCGAAGTTCAGCATCGGCTCCGAGATGATCAGCACCGTCGACGTCGCCAAGCACACCATGACCGTGCGCAAGGACGGCAAGGTCATCAAGACCATCCCGGTCACCACCGGCAAGGCGTCGATGGCCACGCGCAACGGCATCAAGGTGATCATGAGCCGCGAGACCGTGCACACCATGCGCTCCTCCACGGTCGGCATCCCCGAGGACAGCGAAGACGGCTACAACATCGACGCCAAGTTCGCGATGCGCCTGACCAACAGCGGTGAGTTCATCCACGCCGCGGACTGGTCGACGGGGTCGCAGGGCCGGGCCAACGTCAGCCACGGCTGCACCGGTATGAGCGACGCGAACGCCAAGTGGCTGTTCGACCGGTCCAAGGTGGGTGACGTGGTGGTCTACAAGAACAGCACGCGCGAGATGGAGAAGATCAACGGCTACTCGATGTGGAACACGTCGTGGTCGGGGTGGCAGAAGTTCGACGCCTGA
- the qcrC gene encoding cytochrome bc1 complex diheme cytochrome c subunit, whose translation MSALAARRRHPLATALIVLLGLLVTGVAYAAVMPSTADASTSSASADDLEQGKKLFLANCSTCHGIDAEGRNEAPSLIGVGAAAVDFQVGTGRMPLAASGPQAPEAPVRLNDEQTAQLSAYVASLGAGPSIPTDDMIDPAEGDASKGAMIFRTNCAMCHNSAGAGGALTKGKFAPSLDDVSYKHIYEAMVSGPQSMPVFPDTTISPEEKQDVIAYLATIRETPNPGGLSLGRLGPVSEGLVAWIVGLTVLLGFAVWLGAKSS comes from the coding sequence GTGAGCGCACTCGCTGCCCGGCGGCGGCACCCGTTGGCCACGGCACTCATCGTGCTGCTCGGCCTGCTCGTGACGGGCGTGGCCTATGCCGCCGTCATGCCCAGCACGGCGGATGCGTCGACCAGCTCGGCCTCGGCCGACGACCTGGAGCAGGGCAAGAAGCTGTTCCTGGCCAACTGCTCCACCTGTCACGGCATCGACGCCGAGGGCCGTAACGAGGCTCCCTCGCTGATCGGTGTCGGCGCGGCCGCCGTCGACTTCCAGGTCGGCACCGGCCGGATGCCGCTGGCCGCCTCGGGCCCGCAGGCCCCCGAGGCCCCGGTGCGCCTGAACGACGAGCAGACCGCCCAGCTGTCCGCCTACGTGGCGAGCCTGGGCGCCGGCCCGTCCATCCCGACCGACGACATGATCGACCCCGCCGAGGGCGACGCGTCCAAGGGCGCCATGATCTTCCGCACCAACTGCGCCATGTGCCACAACTCGGCCGGCGCCGGCGGTGCGCTGACGAAGGGCAAGTTCGCCCCGAGTCTCGACGACGTCAGTTACAAGCACATTTACGAGGCCATGGTCAGTGGCCCGCAGTCGATGCCGGTCTTCCCGGACACCACCATCTCCCCGGAGGAGAAGCAGGACGTCATCGCCTACCTCGCGACGATCCGGGAGACCCCGAACCCGGGTGGTCTCTCCCTCGGCCGGCTCGGACCGGTCTCCGAGGGTCTCGTCGCCTGGATCGTCGGCCTGACGGTGCTGCTCGGCTTCGCCGTGTGGCTGGGGGCCAAGTCCTCGTGA
- the qcrA gene encoding cytochrome bc1 complex Rieske iron-sulfur subunit has protein sequence MSTNDPDDEGKEVARHEGDLPSKFENPGLPAHPHRLTDVDPKTARRAERQVAFLFLLSMVGTLVMIVGYFVVKMDHDLGFVAYLERLELSNKVLGIGMAISLLGIGVGAVHWAKTLMPDEEKIDYRHLQRGSDEERTEAVEKLATGVEESGFARRPLIRNTLLGAMALFPLPGVLLFRDTGPLPGRDLAETFWKAGDRLMLDPEGGPIKASDMVLGAVAHILPEGIEESEHPLNEKAKAAVLLIRLEEDLLAPESIPGSYAGIVAYSKICTHMGCPVALYEQRTHHLLCPCHQSTFDLTQNCKVIFGPAKRALPQLAITVDDEGYLVAKAPFSEPTGPSYWERSS, from the coding sequence ATGAGTACGAACGACCCGGACGACGAGGGCAAGGAGGTCGCCCGACACGAGGGCGACCTCCCCTCCAAGTTCGAGAACCCCGGCCTGCCGGCGCACCCGCACCGGCTGACCGACGTGGACCCGAAGACGGCCCGCCGGGCGGAGCGCCAAGTGGCGTTCCTGTTCCTGCTGTCGATGGTCGGCACGCTCGTGATGATCGTCGGGTACTTCGTGGTCAAGATGGACCACGACCTCGGCTTCGTCGCGTACCTCGAGCGGCTCGAGCTGTCGAACAAGGTCCTCGGCATCGGCATGGCGATCTCGCTGCTCGGCATCGGCGTCGGCGCCGTGCACTGGGCCAAGACGCTCATGCCGGACGAGGAGAAGATCGACTACCGGCACCTGCAGCGCGGTTCCGACGAGGAGCGCACCGAGGCCGTCGAGAAGCTGGCCACGGGTGTGGAGGAGTCCGGCTTCGCCCGGCGTCCCCTCATCCGCAACACGCTGCTCGGCGCCATGGCGCTGTTCCCGCTGCCGGGTGTGCTGCTCTTCCGCGACACCGGGCCGCTGCCCGGCCGCGACCTGGCCGAGACGTTCTGGAAGGCCGGCGACCGGCTCATGCTCGACCCGGAGGGTGGCCCGATCAAGGCCTCCGACATGGTCCTGGGCGCCGTCGCGCACATCCTCCCCGAGGGCATCGAGGAGTCCGAGCACCCGCTCAACGAGAAGGCCAAGGCCGCGGTCCTGCTGATCCGTCTCGAGGAAGACCTGCTGGCGCCGGAGTCGATCCCGGGCTCCTACGCCGGCATCGTCGCCTACTCGAAGATCTGCACCCACATGGGCTGCCCGGTGGCTCTGTACGAGCAGCGCACGCACCACCTGCTCTGCCCGTGCCACCAGTCGACCTTCGACCTCACGCAGAACTGCAAGGTCATCTTCGGCCCGGCCAAGCGCGCCCTGCCTCAGCTGGCGATCACGGTCGATGACGAGGGATATTTGGTGGCCAAGGCTCCGTTCTCCGAGCCCACCGGACCGAGTTACTGGGAGCGGTCGTCATGA
- the qcrB gene encoding cytochrome bc1 complex cytochrome b subunit: MSEGALNKAGATTGNWLDERLGASKIVNGFSRKIFPDHWSFMLGEIALYSFVILLLSGTFLTFFFVPSAAEVVYDGPYTTLAGQHVSEAFDSTMHISFEVRGGLLMRQIHHWAALIFVVSMIVHMFRIFFTGAFRKPREMNWVIGMILAILAVVEGFLGYSMPDDLLSGNGLRIAQGIVLGIPVVGSYISYFLFAGGFPGEAFIPRFYVLHVLLIPAIMLALITVHLILVVVHKHTQYPGPGRTNSNVVGFPLFPIYTAKAGGFFFIVFGVTALMGALFTINAIWVYGPYDPSPIGAGAQPDFYMGFLDGAVRIMPGFVEFEIWGHTVSPNIFLPTLVLPGLLVTPALLYPWIEAWVTGDKREHHLLDRPRNAPTRTALGVMAITTYTLLWISGGNDVIATHLHLSINDITYFLRGAVFIVPALAYVITKRICLGLQRKDREKVLHGRETGRVFRTEEGEVFELHAPLSATDRWLLVGFESPEPAQALSATDSSGVRRPGGRLEKVRQKISKFYFEDRVAPVTPAELAEAHHHGHHEEISASGGGDDSHAVGAGH; this comes from the coding sequence ATGAGCGAGGGCGCACTCAACAAGGCCGGTGCGACCACCGGCAACTGGCTCGACGAGCGTCTCGGCGCGTCGAAGATCGTCAACGGCTTCTCGCGCAAGATCTTCCCCGACCACTGGTCGTTCATGCTCGGTGAGATCGCGCTCTACAGCTTCGTGATCCTTCTGCTGAGTGGAACGTTCCTGACGTTCTTCTTCGTTCCCAGCGCGGCCGAGGTCGTCTACGACGGCCCGTACACCACGCTCGCGGGCCAGCACGTGTCCGAGGCGTTCGACTCGACGATGCATATCTCGTTCGAGGTCCGTGGCGGTCTGCTGATGCGGCAGATCCACCACTGGGCGGCGCTGATCTTCGTCGTCTCGATGATCGTGCACATGTTCCGGATCTTCTTCACGGGCGCGTTCCGCAAGCCCCGTGAGATGAACTGGGTCATCGGCATGATCCTGGCGATCCTCGCCGTGGTCGAGGGCTTCCTGGGCTACTCGATGCCCGACGACCTGCTCTCCGGCAACGGTCTGCGCATCGCCCAGGGCATCGTCCTCGGTATCCCGGTGGTCGGCTCGTACATCAGCTACTTCCTGTTCGCCGGGGGCTTCCCGGGCGAGGCGTTCATCCCGCGCTTCTACGTGCTGCATGTGCTGCTCATCCCGGCGATCATGCTGGCGCTGATCACGGTCCACCTGATCCTGGTGGTCGTGCACAAGCACACGCAGTACCCCGGCCCGGGCCGGACGAACAGCAACGTGGTCGGCTTCCCGCTGTTCCCGATCTACACGGCCAAGGCCGGTGGCTTCTTCTTCATCGTGTTCGGTGTCACCGCCCTGATGGGCGCGCTGTTCACCATCAACGCGATCTGGGTCTACGGGCCCTACGACCCGTCACCGATCGGTGCCGGCGCCCAGCCCGACTTCTACATGGGCTTCCTCGACGGCGCCGTCCGGATCATGCCCGGGTTCGTGGAGTTCGAGATATGGGGCCATACGGTCTCGCCGAACATCTTCCTGCCCACGCTGGTGCTGCCGGGTCTGCTCGTGACGCCCGCGCTGCTCTACCCGTGGATCGAGGCGTGGGTCACCGGTGACAAGCGCGAGCACCACCTGCTCGACCGCCCGCGCAACGCCCCGACCCGTACCGCGCTCGGTGTCATGGCGATCACGACGTACACCCTGCTGTGGATCAGTGGTGGTAACGACGTCATCGCGACGCACCTGCACCTGTCGATCAACGACATCACGTACTTCCTGCGTGGTGCCGTGTTCATCGTGCCGGCGCTGGCCTACGTGATCACCAAGCGGATCTGCCTGGGTCTGCAGCGCAAGGACCGCGAGAAGGTCCTGCACGGCCGGGAGACCGGCCGGGTGTTCCGGACCGAGGAGGGCGAGGTCTTCGAGCTCCACGCCCCGCTCTCGGCCACGGACCGCTGGCTGCTCGTCGGCTTCGAGTCGCCGGAGCCCGCCCAGGCCCTCTCGGCCACGGACTCCTCCGGTGTCCGGCGCCCGGGCGGTCGTCTGGAGAAGGTGCGTCAGAAGATCAGCAAGTTCTACTTCGAGGACCGGGTGGCCCCGGTGACCCCGGCCGAGCTGGCCGAGGCCCACCACCACGGGCACCACGAAGAGATCTCGGCCAGCGGTGGTGGCGACGACAGCCACGCCGTGGGTGCGGGGCACTGA
- the trpD gene encoding anthranilate phosphoribosyltransferase — protein MPTISWPYLITTLVNGQDLSRDEAEWAMEQVMTDRSNPVQLAAFLVALRAKGETVQELGGLVEVMLRHAVPIEIAGPAVDIVGTGGDMHKTVNISTMSSLVAAGTGVRVIKHGNRAASSSSGAADVLEALGLRLDLPPERVPAVADEVGITFLFAMKFHPALRFAGPTRAELKVPTAFNFLGPLTNPARPAASAIGCANLRMAPIMAGVLADRGDEALVFRGEDGLDELSTTGPSRIWQVSGGTVTESLFDPADLGLPRATLDDLRGGDARHNAQVVRDLLAGKTGPVRDAVLLNAGAALAASSASEGDLVKQISEGVQKAAESIDSGAAAGVLERWVAATNA, from the coding sequence ATGCCCACCATCAGCTGGCCGTACCTGATCACCACGCTCGTCAACGGGCAGGACCTCTCCCGCGACGAGGCCGAGTGGGCGATGGAACAGGTCATGACCGACCGCTCGAACCCGGTACAGCTGGCCGCCTTCCTGGTCGCCCTGCGGGCCAAGGGTGAGACGGTTCAGGAGCTGGGTGGGCTGGTCGAGGTGATGCTGCGCCACGCGGTGCCGATCGAGATCGCCGGCCCCGCCGTCGACATCGTCGGCACCGGTGGCGACATGCACAAGACGGTCAACATCTCGACCATGTCGTCACTGGTGGCGGCCGGGACGGGCGTGCGGGTGATCAAGCACGGCAACCGGGCCGCGTCCTCGTCTTCCGGGGCCGCCGACGTGCTGGAGGCCCTGGGCCTGCGGCTCGACCTGCCGCCCGAGCGGGTGCCGGCGGTGGCCGACGAGGTGGGCATCACCTTCCTGTTCGCGATGAAGTTCCACCCGGCGCTGCGGTTCGCCGGCCCGACCCGGGCCGAGCTCAAGGTGCCGACGGCGTTCAACTTCCTCGGCCCGCTCACCAACCCGGCGCGTCCGGCCGCCTCGGCGATCGGCTGCGCGAACCTGCGGATGGCCCCGATCATGGCCGGCGTCCTGGCCGACCGGGGCGACGAGGCGCTCGTCTTCCGTGGGGAGGACGGCCTCGACGAGCTGTCCACCACCGGCCCCTCGCGGATCTGGCAGGTCAGCGGCGGCACGGTCACCGAGTCGCTGTTCGACCCGGCCGACCTCGGTCTGCCGCGCGCCACGCTCGACGACCTGCGCGGCGGCGACGCCCGGCACAACGCCCAGGTGGTGCGTGACCTGCTGGCCGGGAAGACCGGGCCGGTGCGCGACGCCGTGCTGCTGAACGCGGGGGCCGCTCTGGCGGCCTCCAGCGCCTCCGAAGGGGATCTGGTCAAGCAGATCAGCGAGGGTGTGCAGAAGGCCGCCGAATCGATCGACAGCGGCGCCGCAGCGGGTGTTCTCGAGCGCTGGGTCGCCGCTACCAACGCCTGA
- a CDS encoding metallophosphoesterase family protein: MRVAVLADIHGNLPALEAVLADTEREGVDAYVLNGDIALGPMPGPTLDRLEQLGDRAVWVHGNCEREMLAARAGSDAPGSMPDEVWATAVYAGRALTDRQRELVSDLPLSVSLEVDGLGPVRFCHATTRDDTEIVLVDSPVEDFTRGFANCDEPTVVLGHTHMPFDRLADRRRFVNPGSVGMPYAGVPGAYWALLGPGVQLRRSDYDLAAAAGLFTTEAAGYPGLAEFVAENLLAVPSDAEALAVMRKMADAQAERP, encoded by the coding sequence ATGAGAGTCGCGGTCCTGGCGGACATCCACGGCAACCTGCCGGCGCTCGAAGCCGTGCTGGCCGACACCGAACGCGAGGGCGTCGACGCCTATGTGCTCAACGGCGACATCGCACTGGGCCCGATGCCCGGCCCGACCCTCGACCGGCTGGAGCAACTCGGCGACCGGGCGGTCTGGGTGCACGGCAACTGCGAGCGCGAGATGCTCGCCGCGCGGGCCGGTTCCGATGCTCCCGGCTCGATGCCCGACGAGGTCTGGGCCACGGCCGTGTACGCGGGCCGGGCGCTGACCGATCGGCAGCGGGAGCTCGTCAGCGACCTGCCGTTGTCGGTGAGCCTGGAGGTCGACGGGCTCGGGCCGGTGCGGTTCTGCCACGCCACCACCCGCGACGACACCGAGATCGTGCTGGTCGACTCGCCCGTCGAAGACTTCACCCGGGGGTTCGCGAACTGCGACGAGCCCACGGTCGTGCTCGGCCACACCCACATGCCGTTCGACCGACTGGCCGACCGGCGCCGGTTCGTGAATCCGGGCAGCGTCGGCATGCCGTATGCCGGTGTCCCGGGCGCCTATTGGGCACTACTGGGACCCGGGGTGCAGTTGCGGCGCAGTGACTACGACCTGGCCGCCGCGGCCGGGCTGTTCACCACCGAGGCGGCGGGCTATCCCGGTCTCGCGGAGTTCGTCGCCGAGAACCTGCTGGCCGTTCCGTCGGACGCCGAGGCGCTGGCGGTGATGCGGAAAATGGCCGACGCCCAAGCAGAACGGCCCTGA